Genomic DNA from Deinococcus sp. Marseille-Q6407:
GTTGGGGAACTTTTGTGCCCACTCCATCAGAGCGCTGAAAAAGAGGCTTGTCACCGCCTGGCAGCGGGTCCGCTATATTCACCTGCCCCGTCAGCTTATGGACGCCAACTTACGCCGCTATCAATAAGATGTTGGCCCACGTTCGCTGCACCTGTTCTACTTCGGCAACAAATTTCCTAGACTGCTCACCACGCTGCGCATCCCGTAACTGCCGTTCCCGCAAAGTGCCGCTTAGTCGCTCGCAGTCGGGGCAACGACTATTGCTTGTAGCTTCCTCTGAATGGTACTCGTGGCTTGAATTCCAAGATGTCCTCGCCCACCAGTTCTAGCCAGGGCACGGCGAGCCCCGCCGCTTTCTCGTCCGGAATCTGATGACGGTGGAAAACTTCGAAGCCAAAGACGGCTTGGCCTCCCACCACGACCGCCACATCGAACCGGTAGTGGCCGTGCGCCACTTCTTCCTGCACCGACCACCTTCCTTCCACCTCATACGCCTGAGCCAGCGTGGTCCGCATCCGGCATCTCTGAGTGACGTCCACTCCGGGGCAGCACTGGGCCCACCGCACTGACCGGTCCTGGACAAGCTCCGCTTCTACCTGGCTTCTCAGCAGACGCTTGGCCGCCAGGTGGGTGACACTTTCGCCGCTGCAGCCTCCTGGGTGGCTGGCGTCATGCGCGAAATGAGCTGCTCGCTGCTCTCCGCGTTTGACGAGTAGTGCCCCACCGCATCCCAGGCAGATGTACTTTGCCCTGCGCGGCGCGGTCAGGACGCTGACCAG
This window encodes:
- a CDS encoding competence protein CoiA family protein, with product MSTLNLALDHQGMLVSVLTAPRRAKYICLGCGGALLVKRGEQRAAHFAHDASHPGGCSGESVTHLAAKRLLRSQVEAELVQDRSVRWAQCCPGVDVTQRCRMRTTLAQAYEVEGRWSVQEEVAHGHYRFDVAVVVGGQAVFGFEVFHRHQIPDEKAAGLAVPWLELVGEDILEFKPRVPFRGSYKQ